gggtgtgagagagTTTAGGTTAAAAGTGAGCTCTTATTTCTGTGCTGTGAAATACTTTCTATTTGCCATTTAAGTTTATTAGAAAAAGTCTATTTTTTAAGTGTGACGAGGCTTTTTAGGCTAAATATTTATTTAGAACAAAGGTTTGCAAAGTACTCCTTTCGAAATGCGTGGTTGTCTAAATAGCTCCTGTGGCGGGTCAGTAGGGGGTAACATGTTCTGCCAACACCCCGAGAAGGGTCTGTCCAGGttctgtgtcctcggggaaacatAAGCTTAATAGTCCTATGAGTActtgacccaatacaagaacttggggcacttccccaagtcgggggacaaaaaggatagtctcccttagtccgcagacccaaggggcctcctaggcataagtAAACCCACCCCTCagtaagtctcctacaccagtcacaaaggagaactttattgattataGAGGGTAGGGTTAcaagggtagagcaatatcagagaaatcccagagCATTCACAGAAGAGCGACAAGccatggggcaggagtgagggaggAAAGTTTTTTGCCTGAGAAGCCCAGTCATGGTGAaagcaccagcaaggggtggcaAGCCCTAGACCCCAGGCCAGCCATAGGGAAAGCAgtaggggcagggaacaggctaaGGAGGCCCTGTGGCAACAGTGAAGAAGGTCCACCATTgagttgttggctacaaaggaccaactcacaggatcatcataaaattctagtttattggacagatgcaaaagtcagaccataaaccttggtgctgatcccctcaaacacgcacacattcatgcacacacacatacagtagctagctctgaacactaaacactggtgtcaagatatacctatccccaagtgctggagtctgccgtcgatggccagtcgaagcttctttcagtgcgatgttgctgCAGAAGTGGGtagccggctggtccttctgggtaaacaggcagggtgctggtcaggtcaaagcgGGCACCATCAGGGGTTATTCTTTGTTGCCTTTTCTCCCTCTCTGGCAGGCTTTGGCGACCCCCCAgttctcaggcttacccaatccaggggtcattgaccgtGAGGGACGTCCCCAGCCATGGGTAAAGCAGCATGGGTAAGAGGCAAGGAGAAGGGCGGTCCAGGGAGGCGAGAGCATGTGCTTAGAGGTCCCAGCACCCTCTACGCCCACACTTCCCAGCcaagccatggggcaggagggagggagggttttTTTGCCCAAGAATCCCAAGCAGGCAGGGTTGGTAAGCAAAGTGCAAACCCCAAGCTGTGGGAAAAGAGGGAGCTAGGGAGCAAGGGACATTAGGGCTTGTTCATTCcctgggacatggccagtaaccaggaagaaaggtgggtgggtgtgtgtggtggtggtggtgtttgtctgtctgtctgcagcaTGAGGAAGAAGGAGTGAGGCCCTATTCTGGTACAGTTACAGTCTTGAAATATCTCTGGGATGAGTTGAAAGAAACTTATGGATATTCTTTCATGAGCTCAGACAGTGATAGAGAGTCACCGAAGACCCAAAATGAGAGAGGCCAGTTTCTCTGACGTTACAAATCACTTTACATGGTGATTTAGAAGCAAGcaataagaagaaaaaataaataaaatcccaaaCTTTAGGACATGGATGGAAAATGAGAATTTAAACAATGCAAATAATGTAGTCACTTCTGCAGGATTGAATGTTATTGATCCAGAGATTCACTGTCATATTGAAGAAACCCATGAAAAAAATCACTAAGGGAAATGGACTGCAGATTTTTCGGGGACATGTGAATTTTTCAGGGACAGTCATCCTAGGTTGACCAAGCTTTAGGTGCTGATGTATTCACAGAATAGGAGGACTTGTCTACATCATCGCGCAACAGGTTAATGGTGAATTCCCACTTGCTTTTTTCAGTAAAAGAATATTAAGAGTAGCGAAGAGGCACCTGGCAGTATCATTGCCAACATTTTTATTGGAGATGAAAATGGCATCAGGTGAGTGTCTGAGGCTCCtgttcttctcttctgcctgctgtgcaTGGTGGGAGCAGCATATGAAGCACAGCATTCGGGAACTAGAagtaggagggagggggaagttaaGATGCGTAAGACTTTGTGTTGTAAAACCACCAcgcagtccctccagccctgaaatGGGGGTACCCTCCTGTGCGcaagcgggtgggggatggggcacgAGGGGTGAGAAGGGGGGAAGGGTGTATCCCCCACCCTGCCTCGAAGCCTTGCCCTGCGACTGCAGGACTTCATGCTGTGGGATAGCTTGCACCAACACTAATGGCAATTAAACCCTATTTACATAAAAATGTAAGTAAACAATGCGAGCCACTCTCCCTCAGGGCACAGCCAAGTGTCTCTCTTACCTTTGCGTTGCTTGGGTTTCCTGTTTCAAGTGTTGCAAAAGTGGTTTCATCCTGCAGCTGCACCGACATCAACAACCAGCACTGTTGTTGAACCGGTTGTGCCATGAGGGGCAAGTGTCCCGCTGGGCTGAGTCCCATTCTCTGTTCGTGCATACAGCGCAGGCACCCGGATCCCTGCTCCATGACTTTATAGGCGCTCacgggggcagctccccacccccatccggCCTCATTCTGttataaaaaaaatttttttaaacccCATACAGTCTGCCACCAGCATGGAAAGCACGTGAAAACCCCCATGGGCTGCAAAAGTGCACAAAAAGCACAGCCCCCAAAAACTCACCAGAACAGAAGTCTTCCCTGTGCAAAAAGTAGCGGAGGAAAAATTTTGCTGGAGGCAGCTTTGTAAAGTGGGTGCATGGGAGACGCAATGCTTGTATACACTTTTGTAGCCCTACGGTACCACACACCCAGTGCCACACCCAGTCCCCAGTGCAAGACGTGTGCAGGAAAAGAGGGAGGCTGTTGCAACAAGCACCAAAATAGAGAAGGAAATAGgggaaggcagaaagcaggcagcCTCTTGGGTGCTTTTGCACAAAAAGATTTCACCCACCAAACCCCCAGAAAAAGCTAGGGGCAGAAGTGTAGTGCTTGCGTAGCCTTAAGGGTACCCCACACCCAGTCAGTGCTGGTGCAAAGAGCATGCAAAAAAGGGGGAGGCAAAACTGCTGTTGAATAAAGCATCCAGAAAAAGCAAGATGAAGCCAAAATTGtgaaggggaggcagcagggtgcttttGCAAGGACAGATTTCACCCACCAAACTCCCAAACACCCAGAAAAAGCGAGGGGAAGAAGTGTGTGAAGCCCTTTGGGAGGACTCTCCTGGGCATTTCTTGTCCTAAAATGCCACCTGGCAGTAAAGTagtactgaaagggcaggagTGTAAAATTGTTCTGAAGTGACCCCCTAGCgcattttactagttataacatAATAAGCCATTGTGTGGTAAATCACATCCATGTTATTTATTTAGCTGCtttaaactaagaaagaaaaattaaaccaggaacattGTTACCAACTAAATGCCAAGTATGTGTATAAGGGCCCAAAGTGCTCGAGGCAGCCTCTCTTTGAAGGGTCCAAGAGCCAGGAAGAGGAGTGGGCTGGCAGGCCTGTGTCAGTCCCTCGCTTTGCATTTGGGTTCCTTGGCTGGTTTGCTGCAGAGCCAGAGTCCTTGCTTGGTGCAGGTGGAGCTGGCAATATTATTGCCATTCATGTAAGCACAGAGTCCTTGGCCCAGTATGGGAAACCTGCAACAGCAACAAATTCAGTCAGCAGAAGCAGTGGGACAGCAGGGACTGGTGGTGAGACTCTGGCCCTTCAGACCCTTCTACCCCATTGAAGGATGGTGCACGGGAGCCACAAAGTGACGCAGCAGGAGCACACGGTGTTTGCTGCCCCTGAAAGGTTGTAACGTGGCCATGTCAGGCACACACCAACAGGACTCTGACTCAAGCACACACACCAGAGCCCGCCTAGTGCCTGGCCAAGGCAGGCCCGTGGTTTCCCTTGGGGCACCGTGCACATACCATATAcacagctccctggcactgccctTCAACAGCTCAGATGAGCCCAGGGTGTCTGAGTTTAGATCCCACAAAAACCTGCAGCAGAACCAGGaatccagcccaggctctgtgccgcAAAGACCACCTCTTCCAGCCTCTGGGCTACAGCTCGGACACAACTCACAGGTCTAAAAGGGACTCACCAGCGAGTGAAGTTGGTGCCATCAGCCCATTGCCAGGGCTGGCCTGGGTCCCTCCGGAGGCCAATCCAGTAGTCTGAGTGGCCTTTATAGCGCATTAGAAAGGCCTGTGTCAGAAAAACAAACAGagcagacagacattacacaactAAGCCACTGGCCTCTGACAGTCCGTGCTGATTCTCTGAGCGGGTACTCGACAGATGGTTCAGCCTGGGCCCATTCTGCACTGAGAAGTGTCACTGTCTCTCGCGGTCCTAGCCCGCGCTCCCCCAGGAGGGCAGTGcaggcctgctccccccatccACCTGGCTCATACCACAGGAACACTTCTTGGCACAAGGACTTGGCATGTTGGCTCAGAAGGGTTTTTGCAACACAGACATGTTTCCCTAGGAGCATCTTCACAGAGAGGAACACCACTTTCCTTGCAATGTTTCAGTTTTCCCCTGGGGAACTGTTCTGCTGTGTGTCAGCTCAGCACTAGCCCATGTGCAGCATCTGATCGGCTGTGCAGCCTCGTGGATGTGGTAGTTCTGGTGCCTCCTGTCCACAGACCCTCCTATGGGCCAGGCTCCCCGCCCAGGCTGTGTCTTAGTGATGCACGAGGGTTTCCCTATTGGCTGAGGCACCACTGAGCACCATGGGGGCACGGCCCGACCACGGGAGCACATAGGAGAGAGCAAAGCAAAGAGGAACCAACGCCCCTGCCATCAGGAGGCACCAGGGCAGCCATTCAGTGCTGAAGCAAAGTGATCTGTCATGGCTGGACACAGCCAAGCACTTTGCCCTGGGAACatccaagaaaggaaaaaaataataattccgAATGAAGAGAAATTCCTGCATTTTTAGAGGCATTTTGGAGCATGTCAGGGTGAACTGGCAGATGTGGCATTTCAgcttcctgccctgggaaggcagTGGCAGAACATGGGATCTCCATCACATGGAGCACACTGCTTCCTCTCAGCCCGGCTATCCTTTGAGTGCTGGCCTCAGGCCTCAGCTCTTTCCCACCCCGTCACATGCCTGCACTGTCTGCAGCTGTCAAGGTTTTACTGCCGAGCTCACTGAATTTGTTACTTCCTTCAAGCTCCGGCTCCTCGCATCAGGCAGTTAGTTATGAAATAACTCCAGGTctattaaaaatatatgaaaaaagttattaaaaaaattccccaaaccCAAGTGATTTCAGCCAATGCCAAGATTCTGGGGGACCAAACTCCTCATGTTCAAGATTGGCAACACTGATCCCACCTTCTAGAAAGGATGGGAAGCAGCTGGATTCCCCCAGCTGGGAGATCCCTAGAGAGAGGGTCAGTACAGCAGCCCTACCTCTCTCCTGCCATCATGTGTAAGGCAAGGGCACAGGGGAGtgtgcctggagcagtgcagagcaCCCCCGTTTCCCCAGCGCTGGGTGGAAGGTGCTGCACACTAGAGCTGCCCCAGGGGCCAACTGAGTTGGGCACAAAACAACCTTTGCCAACCGTCCCGGGCAAGGCCTGCTGAGCGGTGCCACCCAGGACTTGCGCCTCTCACCATTTCCTTCTCATTGTCAATCCTGGCCAGTGAGGCACCgagagaggagcagctgctctggctggAGTCCCAGCTCCCCTTGGCCTCGGAGAAATAGTAACATCTCCCCAGGTAGCCAATCCAGTCAGCAGGACAGGACAGCACGGggatggcaggagcagctggatgTTGTTCAGGCCTCTTTGCTGGGGACAGAAAAAGAACAGGGTGAGATATTTGCCCTTCTGTAACCAGGAAACAAGCCCTCAGTGGTGACATAGTACAGACCCCCCCTCTGAACACCGACACGCTGCACTACGAGTCCCTGGGCTCATTCCTGGGAGGCCTCCCTCCCTCGCCAACCCACAGGGCTAGCACTGCCTGTAGCTCCCAAGGGGACAGCCTCGAATCGAGACCCATGTTTTCAACCCCTCCCTCCTCGGCAGGAGCTGCAGTCTGGTGCCTGCACGCGAGGTGCCCGACTGAACCTGCACATCTGCTCAGAGGGTCCTGTGCCTGTGTCAGCTCCATGGGGGCAGAGAACAAGGGCACGGTGCGGGGCTGGCACAGAGCTTCTCTCCAAACACCTCACTGCAGGGACCCCCAAGAGGATCAAACAACCGGTCACATCAACCGGCCACCGCGGGATGCTGCAACTGCCCTGTacctgcaggagcagcatcctgcctcaggctggtcAGCAAGCTTTAAGAACAAGGGCTGACATCATGTCCCTCACTTGGGCAATGCTTCTGAGCAAGCGTCTGGCTGTTTCTCCTGGCCACCACTATGTGTGCAGATCCCCTCAGGGCTCCAGGAGTCCCCTCTCCACAAAACATGGCCAGTCTCCAGGCTTTGTAGGCCAGATAAAAATCACTCTGCacgctggatgcagcctgcaggcctcgGACTACCAACCCACACTCTACAACATCCAGGTGTAGCACACACCGTGCAACCACAGCTCCGGCTTCTCCAGCCTTCCTGGATGCAGGATGGAGTTTAGTGAGTTTATGGAAGGGAGGAGATGACACAGCCACCAAGGGCCCAGTGACCCCCACTACTGCATCTAAACTCTAGCTC
This sequence is a window from Alligator mississippiensis isolate rAllMis1 chromosome 15, rAllMis1, whole genome shotgun sequence. Protein-coding genes within it:
- the LOC102572851 gene encoding C-type lectin domain family 2 member D, whose protein sequence is MPPYWDLMPSAVEKKRENGSCAKAEPTYFQEDSQKGKGQTHVTIPLQGGERSTKSPQGCLATVSPWMYRLLILSVALNLCLAIPLLAHLAKRPEQHPAAPAIPVLSCPADWIGYLGRCYYFSEAKGSWDSSQSSCSSLGASLARIDNEKEMAFLMRYKGHSDYWIGLRRDPGQPWQWADGTNFTRWFPILGQGLCAYMNGNNIASSTCTKQGLWLCSKPAKEPKCKARD